One Mycobacteroides salmoniphilum DNA segment encodes these proteins:
- the car gene encoding carboxylic acid reductase: MTVTNETDPQLEQLARRIENLRESDPQFRATAPDRTVAEQVLRPGLHLSEAIATLMTGYAERPALGERARELVTDHDGRSVLRLLPRFDTTTYGELWSRTTSVAAYWHHDAAHSVNGGDLVATLGFTSVDYTVLDLAIMILGGVAVPLQTSAPASQWTTILAETEPNTLAVSVELIGTALESVLATPSIKQVVVFDYTPEVDAQREAFDAASAQLAGTGITIETLDAVITRGKELPAAPLYAPSPGDDPLALLIYTSGSTGAPKGAMHSENIVRRWWIREDVMAGTENLPMIGLNFMPMSHIMGRGTLTSTLSTGGLGYFAASSDMSTLFEDMELIRPTALALVPRVCDMVFQRFQTEVDRRLASGHAADPDAVAAEVKAEIRDNLFGGRVLAVMVGSAPLSEELGEFIESCFELHLTDGYGSTEAGMVFRDGVVQRPPVIEYKLVDVPELGYFSTDQPHPRGELLLKTDGMFLGYYKRPEVTAGVFDEDGFYMTGDIVTELAHDNIQIVDRRNNVLKLSQGEFVAVATLEAEYANSPVVHQIYVYGSSERSYLLAVVVPTPEAVAAAKGDTTALKVTIADSLQDIAREIQLQSYEIPRDFIIEPQPFTQGNGLLTGIAKLARPNLKSHYGDRLEQMYADIAEQQSLEMHRLRSDYDPDKPALETVLKAAQALLGVSSAELAADAHFTDLGGDSLSALSFSDLLRDIFDVEVPVGVIVSAANDLSGIAKFVDEQRHSGGNRPTAETVHGAGHAEIRAADLTLDKFIDEATLQAAPSLPRATGTPRTVLLTGSNGYLGHYLALEWLERLDKTEGKLIVIVRGKDADAAYRRLEEAFDTGDTELLEHFRALAGKHLEVLAGDIGDPDLGLEADTWQRLADTVDVIVHPAALVNHVLPYKQLFGPNVVGTGEIIKLALTTKIKPITYLSTVAVAAYVDPATFDEESDIRLISAVRPVDELYANGYGNSKWAGEVLLREAHDLCGLPVAVFRSDMILAHSHYTGQLNVPDQFTRLILSLIATGIAPGSFYQAQATTARPRAHYDGLPGDFTAEAISTLGTQVSEGPEAYVTYDCVNPHSDGISLDNFVDWLIDAGYPIQRIDNYSQWFDRFDTAIRGLPEKQKQHSLLPLLHAFEQPSGAEDHGVVPAKHFQHAVQAAGIGPIGQDGTTDIPHLSRQLIVKYAKDLEQLGLL, encoded by the coding sequence ATGACCGTGACCAACGAGACCGACCCGCAGCTGGAGCAGCTGGCCCGCCGCATCGAAAATCTGCGCGAGAGCGATCCACAGTTCCGCGCCACTGCACCCGATCGCACGGTCGCCGAGCAGGTACTGCGCCCCGGCCTACATCTCTCCGAGGCCATTGCGACGTTGATGACCGGATACGCCGAGCGCCCCGCATTGGGCGAGCGTGCACGTGAACTGGTCACCGACCATGACGGCCGGAGCGTGCTGCGCCTGCTCCCCCGTTTCGATACCACGACGTACGGTGAATTATGGTCCCGGACAACGTCTGTCGCAGCATACTGGCACCACGACGCGGCTCATTCGGTCAACGGCGGCGACCTGGTGGCGACCCTCGGGTTCACCAGCGTCGACTACACGGTGCTGGATCTGGCGATCATGATTCTCGGCGGGGTCGCGGTTCCGCTGCAGACCAGTGCACCAGCGTCGCAGTGGACCACCATTCTCGCCGAGACCGAACCCAACACGCTGGCCGTGAGCGTCGAATTGATCGGCACCGCATTGGAATCGGTACTCGCCACCCCGTCGATCAAGCAGGTCGTGGTGTTCGACTACACCCCCGAGGTCGATGCGCAACGCGAGGCCTTCGACGCCGCCAGCGCACAGCTCGCCGGAACCGGTATCACCATCGAGACGCTCGATGCGGTGATCACCCGCGGCAAAGAGCTTCCCGCCGCCCCGCTCTACGCACCTTCCCCCGGTGACGATCCACTGGCACTGCTGATCTACACCTCCGGCAGCACCGGGGCCCCCAAGGGCGCCATGCACAGTGAGAATATCGTGCGCCGCTGGTGGATTCGCGAAGACGTCATGGCCGGGACCGAGAACCTGCCCATGATCGGCCTGAACTTCATGCCGATGAGCCACATCATGGGCCGCGGCACACTCACCTCAACACTGTCCACCGGTGGACTCGGGTACTTCGCCGCATCCAGCGACATGTCAACGCTCTTCGAAGACATGGAGCTGATCCGCCCCACCGCACTCGCCCTGGTGCCCCGCGTATGCGACATGGTCTTCCAGCGGTTCCAGACGGAGGTGGATCGCCGCCTCGCCAGCGGTCACGCCGCGGATCCAGATGCGGTGGCCGCAGAGGTCAAGGCCGAGATTCGTGACAACCTCTTTGGTGGCCGCGTCTTGGCGGTCATGGTGGGCTCGGCACCGCTGTCCGAAGAGCTGGGCGAATTCATCGAGTCGTGCTTCGAGCTGCATCTGACGGACGGTTACGGATCCACCGAGGCGGGCATGGTGTTCCGTGATGGAGTCGTGCAACGCCCGCCGGTCATCGAGTACAAGCTCGTCGATGTGCCCGAGCTGGGGTACTTCTCCACCGACCAGCCGCATCCGCGCGGTGAGCTGCTGTTGAAGACCGACGGTATGTTCCTCGGCTACTACAAGCGTCCCGAGGTGACCGCGGGCGTCTTCGACGAAGACGGCTTCTACATGACCGGCGACATTGTCACCGAGCTCGCCCACGACAACATCCAGATTGTCGATCGCCGTAACAACGTGCTCAAACTGTCCCAGGGCGAGTTCGTCGCGGTCGCCACACTGGAAGCCGAGTATGCCAACAGCCCTGTGGTGCACCAGATCTACGTGTACGGCAGTAGCGAAAGGTCCTATCTGCTGGCGGTCGTGGTGCCGACACCGGAGGCCGTCGCGGCCGCGAAGGGCGACACCACGGCACTCAAGGTGACCATCGCGGATTCGCTGCAAGACATTGCCCGAGAGATCCAGTTGCAGTCCTATGAGATCCCGCGCGACTTCATCATCGAGCCCCAGCCGTTCACCCAAGGCAACGGTCTGCTGACCGGCATTGCCAAACTCGCGCGCCCAAATCTTAAGTCGCACTATGGCGATCGGCTGGAACAGATGTACGCCGATATCGCCGAGCAGCAGAGCTTGGAAATGCACCGGCTGCGTTCCGATTACGATCCCGACAAGCCCGCGCTGGAAACGGTGCTCAAGGCCGCCCAGGCCCTGCTGGGTGTCTCGTCGGCCGAACTGGCCGCGGACGCACATTTCACCGACCTGGGTGGCGATTCACTGTCTGCCCTGTCCTTCTCGGATCTACTGCGCGATATCTTCGACGTCGAGGTCCCCGTCGGCGTCATCGTCAGTGCCGCCAACGACCTCAGCGGTATCGCGAAGTTCGTTGATGAACAACGTCATTCCGGTGGTAACCGGCCGACCGCCGAGACGGTGCACGGAGCGGGGCATGCTGAGATCCGCGCCGCTGACCTGACTCTGGACAAGTTCATCGACGAGGCCACCCTGCAGGCGGCCCCCTCACTTCCCCGAGCGACCGGAACACCGCGGACCGTGCTGCTGACCGGATCCAACGGCTACCTGGGCCACTACCTGGCACTGGAATGGCTTGAGCGCCTGGACAAGACCGAGGGCAAGCTGATCGTCATCGTTCGCGGTAAGGACGCCGACGCGGCCTACCGCCGCCTCGAGGAGGCGTTCGACACCGGCGATACCGAACTGCTGGAGCACTTCCGAGCGCTGGCCGGAAAACACCTCGAGGTGCTCGCGGGCGATATCGGCGACCCGGACCTCGGTCTGGAGGCCGACACCTGGCAGCGCCTGGCCGACACCGTGGACGTCATCGTGCACCCGGCCGCACTGGTGAACCACGTACTGCCCTACAAGCAGCTTTTCGGCCCGAATGTCGTTGGCACCGGCGAAATCATCAAGCTGGCGCTGACCACCAAGATCAAGCCCATCACCTATCTGTCGACGGTCGCGGTCGCGGCGTATGTCGATCCGGCCACCTTCGACGAAGAGTCCGATATCCGGCTTATCAGCGCGGTGCGCCCCGTGGACGAGCTCTACGCCAACGGCTACGGCAACAGCAAGTGGGCCGGCGAGGTACTGCTGCGGGAGGCGCACGACCTCTGCGGCTTACCGGTCGCGGTGTTCCGCTCCGACATGATCCTGGCCCACAGCCACTACACCGGCCAGCTCAACGTCCCCGACCAGTTCACCCGCCTGATCCTGAGCCTCATCGCCACCGGCATCGCACCCGGATCGTTCTATCAGGCGCAGGCCACGACTGCGCGTCCCCGTGCGCACTATGACGGGCTCCCGGGTGACTTCACCGCCGAGGCCATCAGCACGTTGGGCACGCAAGTGTCGGAGGGCCCCGAGGCCTATGTGACGTACGACTGCGTGAACCCGCATTCCGACGGCATCTCGCTGGACAACTTCGTCGACTGGCTCATCGACGCCGGCTACCCCATCCAGCGCATCGACAACTACAGCCAGTGGTTCGACCGCTTCGACACCGCCATCCGCGGCCTACCCGAAAAACAAAAACAGCACTCGCTGCTACCCCTGCTGCACGCCTTCGAACAGCCCTCCGGCGCCGAAGACCACGGGGTTGTTCCGGCCAAGCATTTCCAGCACGCGGTGCAGGCCGCCGGAATCGGTCCGATCGGGCAGGACGGCACGACCGACATTCCTCATCTGTCGCGGCAGTTGATCGTCAAGTACGCCAAGGACCTCGAACAGCTCGGCCTGCTGTAG